Genomic segment of Thunnus thynnus chromosome 21, fThuThy2.1, whole genome shotgun sequence:
CGAGGAAGTTACACCATAAGTTCCGGGAAGTTACATGGTAAATGTTGggaagttacactttaaaaccccaattgttactcccttgtttctcgttgttttgttttcttccgcTGTATCTACAATTAAGTACCAGTAAGAACCGgagagtattttatatgtacgGATTCATATGAGGAAGTTACACCGTAAAACGcgggctgtattataaagtgttacctaaAATGGTAACAGTGttataaagtgttacctaaAATTGATTCCCATATCCATTTGGTTATCATTGTGCAGCACATAGCTGccattattaatttaaaaaatctgagcTGCACCTATAActcttgtgtgtttctttcatttaaaagcttAAGTTTATATAATTGAACCTTTTCAATGTCATTAACAACGATTAAAAATCGTGTGAAGGTGTGTAGACTGTGGGTGGTGCAAGCAGGTTTGGTGCCACATCATAAACTCAATCTCCCATGAATCCTGTGCGTTGTGCGTGACGACACAAGTATGCGCCTCAAAGACTTCAAATAGCACTATTGGTTTGACCATGGTTGTAGCACAGTCTGTTTGTTTGGGTTAGTTTCTGTTGTAAGTTGCGCATTCATGTATAATAACTTGCTTTTCATACTATTATAGACTACGGTAGGTTACTGTTTTTGCTTTCTAACACTAAAACACTAGCTCGACTTTGCTAGCTGGTTGTGTAGGCAACATAAGAGTTTTAAGCTGACCCACAGAGGACACAATCATGGCTTATAGGCAGATATTGAAAGCTTTACACCGGAATCTTCAACAGACAGCAACACAATACGCTGTACAGACATGCAAACTGACACATGTTAGCttgctcatgcacacacacaggacagtgTCAACAATGTCGAGACTGAGCTTTCACAAAGGAGTTCAGGCTCCTTCTTCTGTCCTGCCAGTACTGAGCTGCTTCGTACAGGCACAGACACGGAGGGGCATTTCTCTGCACTCTTCAACCAGAAATAAAAGCAGTCCTGAGGAGAGAGACGGCGGGCAGACATCAGTTTCCAAGTATCAGAGTGGGAGCCCAAAGCCTTCAGCTGCACAGAAAGGTAAGACatcacactgacacagattTGATTTAATTCGTCTCTTAAAAAGGGATGCACCGATCAGACTTTTTGAGTCCCGATAACGAAACCTGGGCTTTGTGTATCGGCcgataccagtgtttaattaataagctgtatgcAGCTTATTAATGTCTAGGAAAAGTGTAAgttctcactgccagaagggggagacaaaagtcccgcattCCAGCTTTAAACATttgctttcctaactttgtaaaacaaaatgtaacaaataaatacatagatatacatttactgaattgttatttattaaaacaatggTATCCAATACCTGATCAGCCCATAGTCAATGATATTTGAGTCAATGTCGGACCAGTATCCGATATCAATATTGGTATCAAAGTCAAAGAAACTGCACAGTATGAGCAACAAAACAGTAATGATGATGTACTGCACATAGATGAATATGCGTGTAACACTTATGATATTACTATATATTGGAGGTGGCAAGATTGTCCTTTTCCTAGCACCTCTCACAGCTCATGCCAGGAACTGTAGTACAGCAGTACTCTGTTTTCATTATTCACTAATCCAGTGTTTTGTCCTCCAAGTCTCTACATATCATGACAAACATGACGTATATCTTTCACAAGTGACTTTATAAAGCACCAGGACAGTTAGTTAGAGTTGGCTAATCATTTCAGAAacaaattatttgtattattttgggTCAGAATTATAATCTCTATAACACCCCTGCACTCCCAAATGTCTTCCAGTGAAAGATGCTGGCCGAGACTTCACCTACCTGATAGTTGTACTCATCGGGCTTGGAGTGACAGGTGAGTACATCAAGACTCCAAGAGATGCTATCACAAACAATTACAGATTTATTGCTTTTCATTCAAACTAAAGCTCTTGTTCAGTTATAGTGCATCCTAACTTGTTTTtgtcctgtatgtgtgtgtgtttcaggtggtCTGTTATATGTGGTCTTCCAGGAGCTGTTTTCCACCTCGAGTCCAAATAAAATCTATGGGAAAGCTTTCGACAAAGTCAGGTTGCACCCAGAGGTAAGAATGAGATCATAGGTTGTTGAGCCCAAACAGTATCTCTCTCCTAAACAATTCAACAACATACAGATAACTTGCCCTCTAACAGTATATAActacatattgtacatttactgtactcTACCTATACCTAATCTGACAATTTACGAAGTAATTCTAAATCTGGTGGCCTTAACTAATGCTACATAAGAGTTGCCTGCTAAGGATGACAGTAATTCGATTCTTGATGTTATGTTGTAAAGTAAActgcattaaaacatttttgcaggTTATTGGTGCTTTTGGAGAACCAATCAAGTGTTATGGTGAGACGACCCGTCGAGGAAGGAGGCAGCAAGTCAGGTTTGAATTTTGTTACTGTGAACATTGATTATAAAGCAAATGTCCAAGCAAGCTGCTGATTGTTAGTACATGAGGGTAAATGAAAAAATTGCACATTTCTGTATAGGTATGACATTTTTAGTTGTCATATGCTTTTATTCCCTGTATCAATATGTGAGTGACTAAAAGGCAAAAAAAGCCTTCAGTCAAGTCAAAAGTTAAAGCATTCAGTACTATTGCAAGAACAGGATATATTAGTGTTTTAAATAGGTTGCATTACACATAAGCAAATATGTATGTGGAGGTAATAATGAggtattacagtatttttaaattgtgtgtgtgtttccacttAGTCATTTGGAGTACCTGAAGGACGGACTGAAGCATATGAGACTTAAGTTTTACATCGAAGGCTCAGAGCCAGGCCGCAAAGGAACCGTACATTCAGAGTCAAAAGAGGTTGGTATTTCTCCAATCCTTTGGTCCATGACAATGTATTAAACATGTGTAACATACCAAAGGCCAgtaaaataaattgtaaaacAGAGACTGTAAATTTACAGAGGTGAGAGTTAGATGTAATTCCAAAATTTTTTCTCTGGCAATATTGAGACACTGTTTTATCATAGAAATATCTAATTACTTGTCATTTTACAGAATCCTGAAACTGGAAAATACGAGTTCCGTTACATATTTGTGGAAAT
This window contains:
- the timm21 gene encoding mitochondrial import inner membrane translocase subunit Tim21-like; amino-acid sequence: MAYRQILKALHRNLQQTATQYAVQTCKLTHVSLLMHTHRTVSTMSRLSFHKGVQAPSSVLPVLSCFVQAQTRRGISLHSSTRNKSSPEERDGGQTSVSKYQSGSPKPSAAQKVKDAGRDFTYLIVVLIGLGVTGGLLYVVFQELFSTSSPNKIYGKAFDKVRLHPEVIGAFGEPIKCYGETTRRGRRQQVSHLEYLKDGLKHMRLKFYIEGSEPGRKGTVHSESKENPETGKYEFRYIFVEMDTYPRRTIIVEDNR